Proteins encoded by one window of Blautia luti:
- a CDS encoding DUF5714 domain-containing protein translates to MTVREKAELIVKDIKKEQGTNPVVIFKQIAEKEYISIHGPEHHILDGASLLVAYKNAGGEIDLEQALDRLMSEGLRMPGAMCGLWGICGAITSIGAALAIIDGTGPLSTDGTWGNHMQFTSKAIGELGAINGPRCCKRDAMIAFKNGIDYVNAHYGVTLQYEQMQCGFTDFNEQCIKERCPFHE, encoded by the coding sequence ATGACAGTAAGAGAAAAAGCAGAACTGATTGTAAAAGATATAAAGAAAGAACAGGGAACAAATCCGGTTGTTATTTTTAAGCAGATTGCAGAGAAGGAATATATCAGCATTCATGGACCGGAACACCATATATTAGATGGTGCAAGTTTGCTAGTAGCCTACAAAAACGCAGGTGGAGAGATAGACTTAGAACAGGCATTGGACAGGCTGATGTCAGAAGGACTTCGGATGCCGGGAGCAATGTGTGGTTTATGGGGAATATGCGGAGCAATCACATCCATTGGCGCTGCACTTGCAATCATCGACGGAACAGGTCCGCTTTCAACAGATGGAACATGGGGAAATCATATGCAGTTTACCTCGAAAGCAATCGGAGAATTAGGAGCCATAAACGGACCAAGATGCTGTAAGAGAGATGCAATGATAGCATTTAAGAATGGTATTGATTATGTGAATGCTCATTATGGAGTAACATTGCAATACGAACAAATGCAATGTGGATTCACAGATTTTAATGAGCAGTGTATAAAGGAGAGGTGTCCATTTCATGAGTAA
- a CDS encoding ArsR/SmtB family transcription factor has product MELTNVALICKALGDSNRLEIVQMLSDGEKCGCRLLEKFEITQPTLSHHMKILVECGLVNDRKEGKWHHYSLNCDTLLEFKNFIGSLTCESCCDKKDSCC; this is encoded by the coding sequence ATGGAACTAACAAATGTTGCATTAATCTGCAAGGCACTTGGAGATTCAAACAGATTAGAAATAGTGCAAATGTTGTCAGATGGCGAAAAATGTGGATGCAGGCTCTTGGAAAAATTTGAAATTACACAGCCAACCCTGTCTCATCATATGAAGATACTGGTGGAATGTGGATTGGTAAATGATCGCAAAGAAGGTAAATGGCATCATTACTCTTTGAATTGTGATACTTTATTAGAATTCAAGAATTTTATTGGCAGTTTGACATGTGAGTCATGCTGTGACAAAAAAGATAGCTGTTGTTAG
- a CDS encoding radical SAM mobile pair protein B, which produces MEEVMNGILIREVETKNIMTKSSLPVGGYSVNPYVGCTHACKYCYASFMKRFTGHKEEWGTFLDVKHWPEIKNPKKYAGQRVVIGSVTDGYNPQEEQFGNTRKLLEQLIGSDADILICTKSDLVVRDIDLLKKLGRVTVSWSINTLDENFKNDMDSASSIECRISAMKQVYEAGIRTVCFVSPVFPGITDFEAIFERVKNQCDLFWLENLNLRGGFKKTIMDYIAGKYPDLVPLYDEIYNKHNRSYFEALEVKAEKMAKKYDCAFVDNEMPYGRVPQGHPVIVDYFYHEEIRGTENTGKRNR; this is translated from the coding sequence ATGGAAGAAGTAATGAATGGAATCCTCATTCGTGAGGTAGAAACAAAGAACATCATGACTAAGTCTAGTCTGCCGGTAGGCGGTTACTCGGTCAATCCCTATGTGGGCTGTACACATGCCTGCAAGTATTGCTATGCTTCTTTTATGAAGCGCTTTACCGGGCACAAGGAGGAATGGGGCACTTTCCTTGATGTGAAGCATTGGCCGGAAATTAAAAATCCGAAGAAATATGCCGGACAGCGGGTGGTCATCGGTTCTGTGACAGATGGCTACAATCCACAGGAGGAGCAATTCGGGAATACCAGAAAACTTCTGGAGCAGCTGATCGGCAGTGACGCAGATATTCTGATTTGCACAAAGTCGGATCTTGTGGTACGGGATATTGATCTGCTGAAGAAGCTTGGACGTGTAACCGTTTCATGGTCGATCAACACACTAGATGAAAATTTCAAGAACGATATGGACTCTGCTTCGAGCATTGAGTGCCGTATCTCTGCTATGAAGCAGGTATATGAAGCAGGTATCCGTACAGTCTGTTTCGTATCCCCGGTATTCCCCGGTATCACGGATTTTGAAGCAATCTTTGAGCGGGTAAAGAATCAGTGCGATCTGTTCTGGCTCGAAAATCTCAATCTTCGAGGCGGTTTCAAAAAGACAATTATGGATTATATCGCCGGAAAATATCCTGATCTTGTACCACTTTACGACGAGATCTATAACAAGCATAACCGCAGCTACTTTGAAGCACTTGAAGTAAAAGCTGAGAAAATGGCTAAGAAGTATGATTGTGCCTTTGTGGATAATGAAATGCCTTATGGCAGAGTCCCGCAGGGGCATCCGGTGATCGTAGATTATTTCTATCATGAGGAAATCCGTGGGACAGAGAATACCGGAAAAAGAAATCGCTAA
- a CDS encoding radical SAM mobile pair protein A, with the protein MSICIKDQIQNMNIVIGCTVGCTYCYARNNVKRWHMIDDFADPEFFPGKFKMMEKKRPQNFLLTGMSDLSGWKPEWRDEVFAKIRENPQHQFLFLTKRPDLLNFDTDLENAWFGVTVTRKAELWRIDALRKNVRAKHYHVTFEPLFDDPGTVDLSGINWIVVGTMTGAQSRKIHTEPEWAWSLADQAHKFGIPVFMKEDLVPIIGDENMIQEMPEEFNKVLEVQKSWKK; encoded by the coding sequence ATGAGTATTTGTATCAAAGATCAGATTCAGAACATGAATATCGTCATTGGCTGCACAGTGGGGTGTACATATTGCTATGCCCGCAACAACGTGAAACGCTGGCATATGATTGATGACTTCGCTGACCCTGAATTCTTTCCGGGTAAGTTCAAGATGATGGAAAAGAAACGTCCGCAGAACTTTCTTCTTACCGGGATGAGCGATCTCTCCGGATGGAAGCCGGAATGGAGAGACGAGGTATTTGCAAAGATCCGTGAAAATCCACAGCATCAGTTCCTGTTCCTTACCAAGCGACCTGATTTGCTGAATTTTGATACCGATCTGGAAAACGCATGGTTTGGCGTTACGGTGACGAGGAAAGCAGAACTGTGGCGTATCGACGCCCTTCGGAAAAACGTCAGAGCAAAACATTACCATGTTACCTTTGAGCCGTTATTCGACGATCCCGGCACAGTTGACCTTTCCGGAATCAATTGGATCGTTGTCGGCACCATGACCGGAGCTCAGAGCAGGAAGATTCATACGGAGCCGGAATGGGCATGGTCTCTGGCGGACCAGGCACATAAGTTCGGCATTCCGGTGTTTATGAAGGAAGACCTTGTCCCTATCATAGGGGATGAAAATATGATTCAGGAAATGCCGGAAGAATTTAATAAAGTGTTAGAGGTACAGAAATCATGGAAGAAGTAA
- a CDS encoding radical SAM mobile pair system MarR family transcriptional regulator, with the protein MEMNGGFLVTKIKQLGDRIFEKILSEKNIDAFNGAQGRILYVLWQEDGISIRSLSTKCGLAITSLTTMLERMENQGLISRVQSKTDKRKTLLFLTEKAHALKGEYDSVSDEMGSIYYKGFSEEEITRFEECLDRIRKNLEEWQKS; encoded by the coding sequence ATGGAAATGAATGGAGGATTTCTTGTCACCAAAATAAAACAGCTTGGAGACCGGATTTTTGAGAAGATTCTCAGCGAAAAGAATATTGATGCGTTTAATGGAGCCCAGGGGCGTATTCTTTATGTGCTGTGGCAGGAGGATGGTATCTCAATCAGGTCACTCTCGACTAAATGCGGATTAGCGATAACATCTCTTACTACGATGCTGGAAAGAATGGAAAATCAAGGGCTGATAAGCCGTGTTCAGTCTAAAACGGACAAAAGGAAAACACTCCTGTTTCTGACTGAGAAAGCACATGCCTTAAAGGGCGAGTACGATTCTGTATCTGATGAGATGGGCAGTATTTACTACAAAGGTTTTTCAGAGGAAGAAATTACCCGGTTTGAGGAATGCCTCGACCGCATCAGAAAGAATCTTGAGGAGTGGCAGAAGTCATGA
- a CDS encoding winged helix-turn-helix transcriptional regulator: MRAKEELPECPVATAVSLIGGKWKLLILRNLKERPWRFNELQRSIDGISQKVLTDSLRQMMSDGLAYRHDYHEQPPRVEYGLTELGTKMLPIVNSLADFGNYYKSIIEQN, from the coding sequence ATGCGAGCAAAAGAAGAATTACCGGAATGTCCAGTTGCAACAGCAGTATCTCTTATCGGAGGAAAATGGAAACTGCTGATTTTGCGTAACTTGAAAGAGCGTCCATGGAGATTCAATGAGCTACAACGAAGTATAGATGGTATTTCACAAAAAGTTTTGACAGATAGTTTAAGACAAATGATGAGTGATGGGCTGGCATATCGCCACGATTACCATGAGCAGCCACCGAGAGTTGAATACGGCTTAACGGAACTCGGAACAAAAATGCTTCCAATTGTTAATTCACTTGCTGACTTTGGTAACTACTATAAATCAATTATTGAACAGAATTAA
- a CDS encoding cupin domain-containing protein, giving the protein MANYTKTTIGKENRIELHEKLSLTGAEISLNELPAGANVPFVHSHKENEEIYGILSGNGKAIIDGEEISLSTGDWLKIAPAAKRQFFASDISGITYICIQVKENSLEHFTAEDAVIG; this is encoded by the coding sequence ATGGCAAATTACACAAAAACAACTATTGGAAAGGAAAACCGAATTGAGCTGCATGAAAAGTTGTCTTTAACAGGTGCAGAAATCAGTTTAAACGAACTACCTGCAGGAGCAAATGTCCCATTTGTTCATTCTCATAAAGAAAATGAAGAAATCTATGGAATTCTTTCAGGTAACGGCAAAGCCATAATTGATGGAGAAGAAATCAGTCTTTCAACTGGAGACTGGCTAAAAATCGCACCTGCTGCAAAGCGTCAGTTTTTTGCATCCGATATTTCTGGAATTACTTATATCTGCATTCAGGTAAAAGAAAATTCTCTGGAACATTTTACAGCAGAGGATGCCGTAATCGGCTAA
- a CDS encoding succinate dehydrogenase/fumarate reductase iron-sulfur subunit, translating into MIHLVYKIRIRRQESQKSDSYWQEFEFDGSKNSSVANVLKELNSRTPLKDNSGNIVTPISWECSCMVRKCGACAMLINERPRLACSTFLHTLKGSTITLEPLSKFPLVRDLIVDRSILFENLKKLNLWLESEAYMNPWTHEPRYQSARCLMCGCCLEVCPNFSANGTFAGAVAAVNAFRILNEEQESTHLNEISAEYKKKYFEGCGKSLSCHDICPIGLPVEELLVRSNAAAVWGR; encoded by the coding sequence GTGATTCACTTGGTATATAAAATAAGAATCAGGCGGCAGGAGAGTCAGAAATCAGACAGTTATTGGCAGGAATTTGAGTTTGACGGAAGCAAAAACAGCTCTGTTGCCAATGTTCTAAAGGAATTGAACAGTAGAACACCTTTGAAAGATAATTCAGGGAATATAGTTACTCCCATCAGCTGGGAATGTAGCTGTATGGTGCGAAAATGTGGGGCTTGCGCCATGCTGATTAACGAACGTCCGAGGCTAGCATGCTCTACATTTCTACATACGTTAAAAGGTTCTACAATCACCTTGGAACCTTTAAGCAAATTTCCGCTTGTAAGAGATTTGATCGTTGATCGGTCAATTCTGTTTGAAAATTTGAAAAAACTGAACCTTTGGCTTGAAAGTGAAGCTTATATGAATCCGTGGACACATGAACCGAGATACCAGTCGGCACGCTGTCTGATGTGTGGCTGCTGCCTTGAAGTGTGTCCTAACTTCTCTGCAAATGGGACTTTCGCAGGCGCTGTTGCTGCAGTCAACGCATTTCGGATTCTGAATGAAGAACAGGAAAGCACTCATTTGAATGAGATTTCTGCTGAATATAAGAAGAAATATTTTGAGGGATGCGGGAAGTCGTTATCTTGTCATGATATTTGTCCGATTGGTCTGCCTGTGGAAGAACTGCTTGTAAGGTCGAATGCAGCGGCTGTTTGGGGCAGATAA
- a CDS encoding FAD-binding protein, with translation MSKTIIIIGAGLAGLSAALQAAENGCNVKLVSSLPSERAQSVMAEGGINAALNTKDENDSPEEHFTDTIKAACGLADPNAVWGMTQAAPELVHWLLKLGVKFNMSGYDDVDLRNFGGQKKKRTAFAQSDTGKQIMTAMIDAVRRKEASGMVERFSHHSFLTLRLCGNICCGCVIRDEYSQEIVELPGNAVIVASGGMHGLFGNTTGSLSNTGEVTAELFRLGVPLANGEMIQYHPTTVECGGKRMLISEAARGEGGRLFAMKDGKQWYFMEEKYPELGNLMPRDITAREIWKVSHESEVFLDMMEISEEIISNKLSGLADDCMTYLHKDIRKEPVSVLPGIHYFMGGILVDEQHRTPIQNLYAAGECCAQYHGANRLGGNSLLGALYGGRVAAKSACEQADVVDLSCATQIDFPPTSQISEIKQLNKVMQDTMGVVRNENTLLNGIQTVQALTGNLPLLGMAVLKSALARKESRGAHWREDYPKSNDDDYLKTTVARFDGKQIQISFVPVPERR, from the coding sequence ATGAGTAAGACAATTATTATTATAGGTGCTGGACTGGCAGGACTTTCAGCGGCTTTGCAGGCAGCGGAAAATGGATGCAATGTAAAACTGGTTTCCTCCCTTCCGTCAGAGCGGGCACAGTCTGTTATGGCGGAGGGCGGAATCAACGCAGCTTTGAATACAAAAGATGAAAACGACAGTCCCGAAGAACATTTTACAGATACAATAAAGGCAGCATGTGGTCTGGCAGATCCAAATGCAGTTTGGGGAATGACACAGGCAGCACCGGAGCTGGTGCACTGGCTGCTAAAACTTGGAGTTAAATTTAACATGAGTGGCTATGATGATGTGGATCTGCGGAATTTTGGCGGGCAGAAAAAGAAACGGACTGCTTTTGCACAGAGCGATACCGGGAAGCAGATCATGACAGCTATGATAGACGCTGTTCGCAGGAAAGAAGCATCTGGTATGGTAGAACGGTTCAGCCATCATTCTTTCCTAACACTTCGTCTGTGTGGCAATATTTGTTGTGGCTGCGTAATCAGGGATGAATACAGTCAGGAAATTGTGGAATTACCGGGGAATGCGGTCATTGTTGCCTCCGGTGGTATGCACGGATTGTTTGGGAATACAACAGGTTCGCTGTCCAATACGGGAGAAGTAACCGCAGAATTGTTCCGGCTTGGTGTTCCTCTGGCAAATGGTGAAATGATCCAGTATCATCCGACTACTGTGGAATGCGGCGGGAAACGTATGCTTATCAGCGAGGCAGCTAGAGGGGAAGGCGGCAGGTTGTTTGCCATGAAAGATGGAAAACAATGGTATTTCATGGAGGAAAAATACCCGGAGCTTGGAAATCTGATGCCACGAGATATTACCGCTAGAGAGATATGGAAGGTCAGCCATGAATCAGAGGTATTTCTTGACATGATGGAAATATCGGAGGAGATTATTTCAAATAAGCTATCTGGTCTGGCAGACGATTGTATGACCTATCTGCATAAAGATATACGAAAGGAACCGGTGTCTGTTTTACCGGGAATTCACTATTTTATGGGAGGCATTCTGGTGGATGAGCAGCACAGAACGCCGATTCAGAATCTTTACGCTGCCGGAGAATGCTGTGCCCAATATCATGGTGCCAACCGTCTTGGTGGAAATTCTCTGTTAGGAGCGTTATACGGAGGACGTGTTGCGGCAAAATCAGCATGTGAACAGGCAGATGTAGTAGATCTATCTTGTGCGACACAGATAGATTTTCCACCAACGTCTCAAATTTCAGAAATAAAGCAATTAAACAAAGTGATGCAGGATACTATGGGCGTTGTCAGAAATGAGAATACGTTGTTAAATGGGATTCAAACGGTACAAGCGCTGACAGGAAATCTTCCATTGCTTGGCATGGCAGTTCTAAAGAGTGCTCTTGCAAGAAAAGAAAGCCGTGGTGCACACTGGCGGGAGGATTATCCGAAGAGCAATGACGATGATTACCTTAAAACAACGGTAGCCAGATTTGATGGAAAGCAGATACAGATTTCCTTTGTACCTGTTCCAGAAAGGCGGTGA
- a CDS encoding DUF6921 family protein — protein sequence MKRKLILLVVTIVFLVGFGGILHSPPSMIDAVTGATPKSKKAAQASAQLEGSYVLGINMMSDGLDNENTRNKLKELALDDSETNETNLMKTDISFRLYVSETDYPLVSYAKKLCDRLKQAGFSVDLKEYSNTMMLSRVVSGKYDVFLASDDFIDVTTLTQMDYMIMDSEEMR from the coding sequence GTGAAACGAAAACTGATTCTGTTAGTTGTTACGATTGTTTTTCTTGTAGGTTTTGGTGGCATTTTACATTCACCGCCTTCTATGATTGATGCAGTCACAGGAGCAACACCGAAGTCAAAAAAGGCGGCTCAAGCCTCCGCACAGTTGGAAGGCTCTTATGTTCTCGGTATTAATATGATGTCAGATGGTCTCGACAACGAGAACACCCGGAATAAATTAAAAGAATTGGCACTGGATGATTCGGAAACAAATGAAACAAATCTCATGAAAACGGACATTAGTTTTCGGTTATATGTATCTGAGACGGATTATCCGCTTGTCAGTTATGCTAAGAAACTCTGTGACAGGTTGAAACAGGCCGGTTTTTCCGTAGATCTGAAAGAGTACAGTAACACAATGATGCTATCAAGAGTGGTAAGTGGAAAGTATGATGTATTCCTGGCATCGGATGATTTTATTGATGTTACAACGCTAACACAGATGGACTATATGATCATGGACAGCGAAGAAATGAGGTGA
- a CDS encoding heavy metal translocating P-type ATPase, which produces MKRIFLLKGLDCPNCSAKIEKEIGELDGVQSSVVNLMKQTLTINVTQTATDTIASQIETIVHSHEPDVEVQEETVMNVTKSYSLKGLDCPNCSAKIEKEVGELDGVQSSVVNLMKQTLTINVAQTAADTIASQIETIVHSHEPDVEVSEIVQESYIPEKKQEANESYNNEDKKLTVRLAIGAAIYAIGMALTVFAKVPLPIELTFLIVSYVILGGDVVWQAVRNISKGRVFDEHFLMSVSTIGAFVIGEYPEAVAVMLFYQVGEFFQSLAVKRSRKSISDLMDIRPDSATVRRNGKLITISPESVAIGEIIIVKPGEKIPLDGVVLDGDSMLDTRALTGESVPRSVHKGDEALSGCMNQTGVLTIKTTKVFGESTVSKIIDLVENASSRKAPTENFITTFARYYTPVVVILAAILAILPPILLGGGWTEWIRRGFVFLVVSCPCALVISIPLTFFGGIGAASKRGVLVKGSNYLEALNNVSVIVFDKTGTLTKGVFNVTDILSANGFSKEQVLEYAAEAESFSNHPIAKSILAAYGKEMDQSVISDYKEISGYGISVMAGEKKVFAGNTKLMDTECIEYTTCEKAGTKVYLAVDGQYAGCILITDEVKPDSKKAISDLKHIGVEKTVMLTGDDEKIGKSVAEELQLDEYYAQLLPDQKVEKVELLDGKKRPGSKLAFVGDGINDAPVLARADVGIAMGGLGSDAAIEAADVVLMTDEPSKLVDAIEVAKATKQIVMQNIVIALGIKSVFLILGALGIAGMWEAVFGDVGVTIIAVLNAMRILKK; this is translated from the coding sequence ATGAAACGCATATTTCTATTAAAAGGGTTGGACTGTCCAAATTGTTCCGCAAAAATTGAAAAAGAAATCGGAGAGTTGGATGGAGTGCAATCCTCAGTGGTAAATCTGATGAAGCAGACGCTTACAATCAATGTTACTCAGACAGCCACAGATACGATAGCCAGTCAGATTGAAACGATTGTTCATAGTCATGAGCCCGATGTGGAAGTTCAGGAAGAAACCGTTATGAATGTTACAAAGAGTTATTCGTTAAAAGGATTGGATTGTCCGAATTGTTCTGCAAAAATTGAAAAAGAAGTCGGAGAGTTGGATGGAGTGCAATCCTCAGTGGTAAATCTGATGAAGCAGACGCTTACAATCAATGTTGCTCAGACAGCTGCAGATACGATAGCCAGTCAGATTGAAACGATTGTTCATAGTCATGAGCCCGATGTGGAAGTTTCTGAAATTGTACAGGAATCTTATATACCGGAAAAAAAGCAGGAGGCCAATGAATCCTATAACAATGAGGATAAGAAGTTGACAGTTCGTTTAGCGATTGGTGCAGCAATCTATGCTATTGGTATGGCATTGACTGTTTTTGCGAAAGTGCCACTGCCTATCGAGTTAACTTTTCTCATTGTTTCTTATGTTATTCTTGGTGGAGATGTTGTATGGCAGGCTGTGAGGAACATTTCAAAGGGGCGTGTATTTGATGAACATTTTTTGATGAGTGTTTCTACGATTGGGGCTTTTGTCATTGGTGAATATCCAGAAGCAGTTGCTGTTATGTTATTCTATCAGGTAGGTGAATTTTTTCAGTCATTGGCTGTTAAGCGTTCCAGAAAATCTATATCAGACTTAATGGATATACGTCCAGATTCTGCTACAGTAAGAAGAAATGGGAAATTGATTACCATATCTCCTGAAAGTGTTGCCATTGGTGAGATTATTATTGTAAAGCCTGGTGAAAAAATCCCATTAGACGGTGTGGTATTGGATGGAGATTCTATGCTGGATACGAGGGCTTTAACTGGAGAATCGGTTCCGAGAAGCGTTCATAAAGGAGACGAAGCACTTTCCGGTTGTATGAATCAGACGGGTGTTTTAACGATTAAGACAACGAAAGTATTTGGTGAATCTACTGTTTCAAAGATTATTGATCTTGTGGAAAATGCGTCAAGCCGAAAAGCACCAACAGAAAATTTTATTACTACATTTGCACGTTATTACACTCCTGTTGTTGTAATCTTAGCAGCTATTCTGGCAATTCTGCCACCGATCCTTCTTGGTGGAGGTTGGACAGAGTGGATTCGCAGAGGATTTGTTTTCCTTGTGGTATCTTGCCCATGTGCATTGGTCATTTCAATCCCGTTGACTTTCTTCGGAGGTATTGGTGCGGCATCTAAACGAGGTGTTCTTGTAAAAGGAAGTAATTATTTAGAGGCGCTTAATAATGTCAGCGTTATTGTGTTCGATAAAACCGGAACACTTACAAAAGGTGTTTTCAATGTGACGGATATTTTGTCTGCAAATGGATTTTCAAAAGAACAGGTTCTGGAGTATGCGGCAGAGGCAGAGAGTTTTTCTAACCATCCTATTGCAAAATCCATTCTTGCTGCTTATGGAAAAGAAATGGATCAGTCAGTGATTTCTGATTATAAGGAAATTTCAGGATATGGAATCAGTGTAATGGCAGGGGAAAAGAAAGTTTTTGCTGGCAATACGAAACTTATGGATACAGAATGTATAGAGTACACAACCTGTGAAAAAGCAGGTACAAAAGTTTATTTGGCTGTAGATGGTCAATATGCAGGATGTATTTTGATAACAGATGAAGTGAAGCCGGACAGTAAAAAAGCAATTTCTGACCTGAAACATATCGGCGTGGAAAAAACAGTCATGCTTACCGGTGATGATGAAAAAATTGGGAAGTCTGTTGCAGAAGAATTGCAGTTGGATGAATATTATGCACAGCTGCTTCCTGACCAAAAAGTGGAAAAGGTTGAGCTTTTAGATGGTAAAAAGAGACCGGGAAGCAAATTGGCTTTTGTTGGTGATGGTATCAATGACGCTCCTGTCCTTGCCCGTGCAGATGTTGGTATTGCAATGGGTGGGCTTGGTTCGGATGCGGCCATTGAAGCAGCAGATGTAGTTCTGATGACAGATGAACCGTCTAAGCTGGTGGACGCGATTGAAGTAGCAAAAGCGACAAAACAGATTGTCATGCAGAATATAGTGATTGCTCTTGGGATTAAGAGTGTGTTCCTGATTCTTGGCGCTCTTGGTATTGCGGGAATGTGGGAAGCTGTATTTGGTGATGTAGGCGTTACCATAATTGCTGTTTTGAACGCAATGAGAATTTTGAAAAAATAG
- a CDS encoding ArsR/SmtB family transcription factor, protein MSKTPYICNCDVIHEDIVNNVKSKMQPKDDYIQLASLFKLFGDGTRVQILHALEQSEMCVCDLAVLLGVTKSAISHQLKALRLANLVKFRKEAQIVYYSLADDHVKEIIDKGFEHLWQK, encoded by the coding sequence ATGTCAAAAACGCCTTATATTTGTAATTGCGATGTAATTCATGAGGATATTGTGAATAATGTGAAATCCAAGATGCAGCCAAAAGATGATTATATCCAGTTGGCTTCTTTGTTTAAGCTATTTGGAGATGGAACTAGAGTACAAATCTTACACGCTCTAGAACAGAGTGAGATGTGTGTATGTGATCTTGCAGTGCTACTGGGGGTAACAAAATCTGCAATTTCGCATCAGTTAAAGGCATTACGCCTAGCGAATCTGGTAAAATTCCGTAAAGAAGCACAGATAGTTTACTACTCGCTGGCAGATGATCATGTGAAAGAGATTATTGACAAGGGATTTGAGCATCTTTGGCAGAAATAA
- a CDS encoding Arc family DNA-binding protein produces MEKDKHLGLRIDSETHGKLKSLAEFEGRSINGEVLYLIRQAIAQHEKNHGTLNK; encoded by the coding sequence ATGGAAAAAGATAAACATCTTGGTCTTCGGATTGATTCTGAGACGCACGGAAAACTGAAAAGTCTTGCTGAATTTGAGGGGCGTTCTATCAATGGAGAAGTGCTGTATCTGATTCGTCAGGCAATTGCTCAACATGAGAAAAATCATGGCACATTAAATAAATAG
- a CDS encoding HD-GYP domain-containing protein: MSYCTPHEKADGSEPFGKQWNEVPFFARIIHMCDTIDIFCRSMKSDLDEWKRTEEFVIKSKDKLFDSFCVEVFFNAFSDEKIHMIDNETLDTMLWRKVPRIKLELNFAQIKAIADLFAHIVDYKSPFTSNHSMGVAEGAEKISRFMGFDEDICQKMYIAGALHDIGKVAIGNEILEKPEKLTDEEFKTMKHHAVL; this comes from the coding sequence ATGTCATACTGTACCCCCCATGAAAAAGCTGATGGAAGTGAACCTTTTGGAAAACAATGGAATGAAGTACCGTTTTTTGCAAGGATTATCCATATGTGTGATACGATAGATATATTTTGCCGATCTATGAAATCAGATTTGGATGAGTGGAAAAGAACAGAAGAATTTGTAATAAAGTCAAAAGATAAATTGTTTGATTCCTTCTGCGTGGAAGTTTTTTTTAATGCTTTTTCAGATGAAAAAATTCATATGATTGATAATGAAACCCTGGATACGATGTTGTGGAGGAAAGTACCCAGAATAAAGCTGGAACTTAATTTTGCACAGATTAAAGCTATTGCAGATCTTTTTGCCCATATTGTGGACTATAAATCACCCTTTACAAGTAACCACTCAATGGGTGTTGCGGAAGGTGCGGAAAAAATATCAAGGTTCATGGGATTTGATGAGGATATCTGTCAGAAAATGTATATTGCCGGAGCTTTACATGACATAGGAAAGGTCGCAATCGGGAATGAGATTCTGGAAAAACCAGAAAAATTAACCGATGAAGAATTTAAAACGATGAAACATCATGCAGTATTATGA